In the genome of Verrucomicrobiota bacterium, one region contains:
- a CDS encoding IS630 family transposase produces the protein PELIDTINNYIEQHNAAPKPFVWTASAKDILEKVKRARAKLDMLQTA, from the coding sequence TTCCAGAACTCATCGACACAATCAACAACTACATTGAGCAACACAACGCAGCCCCCAAACCCTTCGTCTGGACCGCCAGCGCGAAGGACATTCTGGAAAAAGTAAAGCGTGCTCGAGCAAAGCTTGATATGTTACAGACTGCTTGA